DNA sequence from the Borrelia puertoricensis genome:
TAGGGATTTCTTGTCTGCATTTAGACTTGCAAAATCCCAAGCTTATCAATATATAAAATTAGCAATAGCCCTTGAATCAGGTTCTATAGAGGAGGAATTTATAACTGTTAATGGAATACAGGCTTCTATAAGATATATACAAACTAAAGAAAGTACATCAATAAAGAAATCAAGAGTAAATCCAATCAAGCCATTAAGATTTCAGCTTAAGAATCAAGAAAGTTATGATTTTTATAAGAAAAATGCTAAGTTTACAAGTTTCTTAATGGATGAACTTTTTAAAGACAAGAAGGATTTACTAGAAGAGTTTATGAAGAAATTTAAAAGTTTAAAAGGTTAGCTATAAGGAGTACTCATGAATAATTTAGCATATAAGATGTATAGAACAGAAGATTTAAGGAAGGAGTTTTTAAATAAGGGGTTTACTGAAAAAGCTGTGGATTTCATTTTACTTCATAATGATAATTCTAATTTTGAAGTTTTAAGAGAAAAGATGAATTCATTAGAACAACAGATCATTAATGTAGAGAAGAATTTACAAAATGATATAACCAATTTAGATATTAAAAATGTAGATAAGGATTTCCTTAAAGAAGTCCAAAATAATAATGCAGTAATATTGGAAAAGCTTGATATGTCAAATAAAGTTTTGTTAGAAAAACTTAATGTAAGAAATAGAATGTTAATTATTATTATGGCAGTAGAACTACCAATAGTTATATCTATTGTTATGTCTTTAATAAGTGAATTCTTTATAGGATGAAAAATTTATTATACATAAGTATTGATTTTATTTTAGATTTGTTGTATGCTACCTATTGTCAGTAGTGCTATCATTTTAGGACTACCTATAATGTTCGGCATTAATAGCCTTTAGAGCTTAATTAAACATTCTATTTAAGAGTTCTTAATTAAGCTCTAAATTTTTATTTTTTTGTTAATGGTATTGAAAATTTTTAGTTTTTGCTATATATTTGGTTTTAGTAATACATTATAGGAGTTTAAATATGACAAAAACTAGAATGCGCAGAGCAGTTAAGAAACTGGGTAAACAAAAGATAAAAGTAACAGATATAAGAGTAAATAATCAAGCTTTAGTAACTGATGAGAATCAAGCAAGGGTAAACTTTCTAAAATCTCTATACACTCTACGTATGAATTTAAGTGGTGTTGCTAAGAATCTTAATGGATATGGGTATAAATATCAAAATTTCAATGAGATAATCAGAGAGATAAAGAATGTTATAAAGAGTAACAATTTAGATATTGATTTCCTGCAATGTCCAACATTTAAAGTTGTGGGAAATAATACAATTAATGTTATTACAACAACATTTTACAGTCCAAGTAGTGGATACTGTGAGTCATTTGATACGCCTATTTACACAGAAGAATTTTCTTCTCTAGGGGCAAAGAATCAAAATACTTTATCGCAACTTGTAGGTTCATGCATAACATATCATAAAAGATATGCTCTTGTAGGATACCTATCAATAGAGAGTGAAGTTGACACTGATGCTAGTTCATCATTACCCGAGCTAGAAAATAATAGAGAGAGAGTTAAAGCTTTTGTCAAAAACAATAATGGGAATACACAAGTAAATATATCAGGAAATAATGTAGAGGATAAAAACACTGTTCATACTGACCAATCTAAGTCTAAGATCAATGTAGAGACAAATAAATTTAAGTATTATAGAAATCTACTCATAGCAGCACGTAACATGCATAAATTTGTTCTTAATAAACCATTTAACAGTTTAGAAGAGATAAATTCATATCTTAAATCTATTCAGGTTGGAGATGATTCGAGTATACTTGAATACTTTAATAAAAATAAAACATTAAAGAGTATACAGTATTGGTGTAATTTGATAAAAGAGTATTTTAGTAAGAGTAGTAGAGACCCAGAAAAGATAGAAAAGTTTGATGTATTTTTAGCTTTTGATTTAGATAAGCTTGGTAATAGTCCACTGAAATTATTTGGGCATTTATCTACTGATAAGGAATTTGATTGTTTATTTAGATCTGCATAAAAGGTAAGCCCCAATAGGGGCTTACTCATTAAAATTATTTTAATTTCGTATATCTTTTATATACATCTTCAGCAATAGGTTTTGTTTGAGAGATATATTCTTGCAGTAGGGAGATATTAAAGTTTAATGCTTTGATTGTATGTTCTGATTTTAATTTGCTTGCATCAAAAAAAGTAAATTTGGGAAAATCTTCATTCTTTACCTTTTTCTTAGCATCAACTAAAAATCCTTGTAAATAAAGTACGTATTTTGAGAGTTCAGATTCGTATTTACTTATTGATTCTAAATTAGAATCATCTGGCATAGTTGGTTCTTTAGTTAAGGAAGCAATGGTTGTGCAATTCATAATTAGAGTAATAGCACAAATGAAAACAACTTTAAATAGTCTATTCATTATTTCTGTCCTCTTCTTTAAGCTTATTAATATAAGCATGCATAAGCTTATTTCTCTTTAAACGTAGTGAAGCAATGCGTTTTGTATTCTCTTTACTTAAATGTTCATTAGAGCTATCTATTATCTCTAAATTAATTCTTAAGATGTCATCAAATTGTGATAGTATTTTCGTGCTTTCAGCTTGTTCCCTTTTAATTAAATTATCCCTGTACATAGAATAAAAGTAATTTACTACTCTGCTAAAGATATTAATGTATTTTTGTGTGTTGGTATTTGAGTCTTGCTTTAGCAGTTCTGTAAATTTGTTTAGTATATCTATACTTAATTTTGCAGTAGTTAAATTCAATTTATAACTCCTTTGAATATGATTCTTTTATTCCTTCCCATTTTGGCAATCTCATGTTTTCAGGATTATTATTAACCTTTTCTATAAATTCTTGTATTTTGTTATTAATAGGAGTTAATGCTTCTTGGATTTGGGGAGTTAATGCATTCTCTAATCTTTCCATGTTTTTAGTGAAAATAATTCTGTATTCTGTGTAAACTTCATTAAGTAGCATAAATATTTTATGAGCATTCACGTTAAAAGAGCCATCTTCAAAATTAGACAGTGTACTAAATAATGTTTCTATTGCATTTAAAGCAGTATTTAATGAACTAATGTCAAGTGTCATTGATTAATCCTTTCCTTTATGTTTTCTTTTAAATTTAGTTGCTAATAAACTTATGATATCTTTAATTACCGGTTTAAAGATAAGTCCTATACCTAAAATAAAAGTGGCAATGACAATTAATTTAATTTCATTGATATTAATTAAAAGTTCTGATATTTCAGACAATTTAGTTAAAGTGAAATGATCCATTAACCTTGTAACCTCACATAAAAAAGATAAATAAAGTATATTACAAAAAGTACCAAAAACTAATATTTTTTTATATTTTGTAAAGTAAAATTACAGTTTTACTAAAGAGGGGACTGTACCACCTGTATATGAACGTTTTTGCATATACCACCCTCTAAATAGAGGAGAATAATCATTTAATCTTAGATTTTTTCCTATTCTCTCATATACAATTGATCTACTTGATTCATCAGTGTATTGAAGATATACTCTTTTTGTAACATCATGATAACTATTGATTTCAATATCAACATAAACATCTAGATAAATGGGTTTACCATCTTCAAATTTATAAAAAACAAGTGTAACATCTTGACTTGATGTGTTTTGTGTCATATTAAGTTTATAAGCCCTATCTCTAAGAGAAGATTCATAAATGCGCGTACTTGTAGTTGATGTTCTTGATGAGCTAAAACTTGAAGGAATGCCACATAAATATTCAGGTATTGTAGTTTTTTGTAATGAATTATAAGTTGATATAGTAACAAATTTGTCTGAACTAGAGAAATGCGAATAAGAACTCATATTACTTGTAAGCTCACTTCTGATATAGCTAGATAAATTACTCTTATAACTTGAGTCATTATTCATAAGTTTGCTTAGTAGTTTAGAGTAAAGTTTATCTGTAAATTCACTATTCTCAGCAAGTTCTGTTGCAATAGTGTCTTTAATTACTTCCTTAAAGTAAGATAGTCCTTCTCCTTTAAACGTTTTATCTTTAGTCTTTTGAAGGAAGTTTTCATAAGTAATTGCATTACAACTTGCAACACCATCATCTAATAAAAGTAAATCACTATTTTTTATATCATTTACCCTATTTAAATCTTTAATTTGTATAAATTCATTCTCGTCCATTAAAAGTCTCTCATCTGTTGACAAATGATACCTCCATTAGTTAAAAGAAACAACTTCTATATTTTGATTGTCAATAATTTTAAGTTTTCTTCCTATAGGAATCATGCCTTTAATAAAAGCATAAATTGAATGAGAATATCCTTTAGGAATGAAATTGAATGCTAGTATTTTATATTTATCTTCATATCCTTGTTTTGATTGACGTAAGCGTATACGTTTGGGTTTTACTCCAACAGCAGTACTAGGAGTAATATATGATATGAAATTAGTTTTTATACTTCCAAGTAATTTAATACTAATAACCCCAGCTTCTGGTGTTGTAATTTCAATATCAACATTAAGAAAAGCTTTAAATAATCTAATAAATGACTCATCAGTACCAATATGTCTTAAGGCAAAAATGACGCTGTCAATATTGCTTGCAAGCTCTTTTAATGGGCGACTTTTATAGTGAAAAGTTTTAAATACGTTTGATAACCAGACAGCAATAAAATGAGAAGATAGATAGTTACTAGCAATAATACCAGAGAAATTAGAATTTAGAGTTTTTATCTCTTCAAGTATTTTATTTGCATAATCTAATTCTGAACGTATAAATTTTTCTATTTGTGTTTTATGAAGAAAACCTGGTATGCTCAATATATCTCCTTAAGTTTGAATATCAATAAGTAATCTATCAGTGAGACTGAAGTTAAGTATTTCTGATGGACTGATTTCAATATCTTGATTCTCTTTAAAATCACTTGTGCTAATGTTACTTATACTTGTCTCAGGATTGTCTTTAATGCAGGCGTTAATTTTAAGTCCTTGAATGCCTTTTATCTCATTAACCGGAGCAGTAAAATCTTGATATTCAAAACCGATTCCCATGTCAGAGTAATTATTATTGATAATTCTCCTGTATATTTCTCTTATTTGCATGTCGATATTGAGATAAATGTGATTTTTAAGGTCCAGTTTGTATTTTACTTTAAGATAGATATATTTAGTCTTTCCTAGAGAGACTTTATAAGATTTAACTTGATTGTGGCTATTTATTCCATCAATATCAATATCACCTTCTAAGATAGTGCCACTAGGAATAGTGCTATAAAGTACTTCCCAAAGGTTTGCTTTGAATGTAGAATCTTTAATTGTGTTCTTAGAGTCGTTTAAGATGGTATCATTAACAATAAGATAAATATTAGCTTTTCCTGCTGTGCTTACAATGTTAACGTATTTTACATTCGGTAAGTTCAGTATAGCATTTCTTAATGCTTCATGAGTGGTGCTTTTAACACTTATATGAGACTCTATAGCCTTCCAATACTCACCTTGTGGTTTAAGTTTATCCATAAAAAGGTTAAGTTCATTAATTATTTGTTCCTCTACTGTAGCAAGAGAAGCAGCTATTATGTTGTAAATGGATGATGGGTCATCTTTTATCACAATACCGTGTGTCTGTTTTAAATATTCTCTCTTTGTGTTAATTATTTGTGAGATATTTTGTTTTAGAATGCCGAAATTA
Encoded proteins:
- a CDS encoding ERF family protein; protein product: MTKTRMRRAVKKLGKQKIKVTDIRVNNQALVTDENQARVNFLKSLYTLRMNLSGVAKNLNGYGYKYQNFNEIIREIKNVIKSNNLDIDFLQCPTFKVVGNNTINVITTTFYSPSSGYCESFDTPIYTEEFSSLGAKNQNTLSQLVGSCITYHKRYALVGYLSIESEVDTDASSSLPELENNRERVKAFVKNNNGNTQVNISGNNVEDKNTVHTDQSKSKINVETNKFKYYRNLLIAARNMHKFVLNKPFNSLEEINSYLKSIQVGDDSSILEYFNKNKTLKSIQYWCNLIKEYFSKSSRDPEKIEKFDVFLAFDLDKLGNSPLKLFGHLSTDKEFDCLFRSA
- a CDS encoding DUF735 family protein, with the translated sequence MSIPGFLHKTQIEKFIRSELDYANKILEEIKTLNSNFSGIIASNYLSSHFIAVWLSNVFKTFHYKSRPLKELASNIDSVIFALRHIGTDESFIRLFKAFLNVDIEITTPEAGVISIKLLGSIKTNFISYITPSTAVGVKPKRIRLRQSKQGYEDKYKILAFNFIPKGYSHSIYAFIKGMIPIGRKLKIIDNQNIEVVSFN
- a CDS encoding BBA14 family lipoprotein: MNCTTIASLTKEPTMPDDSNLESISKYESELSKYVLYLQGFLVDAKKKVKNEDFPKFTFFDASKLKSEHTIKALNFNISLLQEYISQTKPIAEDVYKRYTKLK
- a CDS encoding chromosome replication/partitioning protein, which translates into the protein MSKKVVELKIKNRMPQKDLNYILDTNSQNKRKEEFDNLVIRLQNNIKTEIYNSIDTMKILKKINENKLYIEGGFSSFRDFLSAFRLAKSQAYQYIKLAIALESGSIEEEFITVNGIQASIRYIQTKESTSIKKSRVNPIKPLRFQLKNQESYDFYKKNAKFTSFLMDELFKDKKDLLEEFMKKFKSLKG
- a CDS encoding BlyB family putative holin accessory protein, giving the protein MNLTTAKLSIDILNKFTELLKQDSNTNTQKYINIFSRVVNYFYSMYRDNLIKREQAESTKILSQFDDILRINLEIIDSSNEHLSKENTKRIASLRLKRNKLMHAYINKLKEEDRNNE
- a CDS encoding BlyB family putative holin accessory protein — its product is MTLDISSLNTALNAIETLFSTLSNFEDGSFNVNAHKIFMLLNEVYTEYRIIFTKNMERLENALTPQIQEALTPINNKIQEFIEKVNNNPENMRLPKWEGIKESYSKEL
- the bdr gene encoding Bdr family repetitive protein, with the protein product MNNLAYKMYRTEDLRKEFLNKGFTEKAVDFILLHNDNSNFEVLREKMNSLEQQIINVEKNLQNDITNLDIKNVDKDFLKEVQNNNAVILEKLDMSNKVLLEKLNVRNRMLIIIMAVELPIVISIVMSLISEFFIG
- a CDS encoding BlyA family holin, translating into MDHFTLTKLSEISELLININEIKLIVIATFILGIGLIFKPVIKDIISLLATKFKRKHKGKD
- a CDS encoding DUF276 domain-containing protein (DUF276 is restricted to Borreliella and related spirochetes.), translated to MSIAFDNNFGILKQNISQIINTKREYLKQTHGIVIKDDPSSIYNIIAASLATVEEQIINELNLFMDKLKPQGEYWKAIESHISVKSTTHEALRNAILNLPNVKYVNIVSTAGKANIYLIVNDTILNDSKNTIKDSTFKANLWEVLYSTIPSGTILEGDIDIDGINSHNQVKSYKVSLGKTKYIYLKVKYKLDLKNHIYLNIDMQIREIYRRIINNNYSDMGIGFEYQDFTAPVNEIKGIQGLKINACIKDNPETSISNISTSDFKENQDIEISPSEILNFSLTDRLLIDIQT
- a CDS encoding DUF685 domain-containing protein; this translates as MSTDERLLMDENEFIQIKDLNRVNDIKNSDLLLLDDGVASCNAITYENFLQKTKDKTFKGEGLSYFKEVIKDTIATELAENSEFTDKLYSKLLSKLMNNDSSYKSNLSSYIRSELTSNMSSYSHFSSSDKFVTISTYNSLQKTTIPEYLCGIPSSFSSSRTSTTSTRIYESSLRDRAYKLNMTQNTSSQDVTLVFYKFEDGKPIYLDVYVDIEINSYHDVTKRVYLQYTDESSRSIVYERIGKNLRLNDYSPLFRGWYMQKRSYTGGTVPSLVKL